DNA from Malus sylvestris chromosome 11, drMalSylv7.2, whole genome shotgun sequence:
GTTTTTGTCGGTTTACGaacaaaaatatgaagaaaattgGAACGCATCTTAAAATTAGGCTACTTTTGCCGTCGTTATACAATCACTAATTTGTGATCCATCAGTGGGTATAAAGCCAACGTTATTATGATATCTCTAGACCCTAGTGGGGTTTCCATTTTCCCAAATCCTTTACCCTCgggatttttaatttttcttcaacCGGCAACCAATTGGAAGTTTTTCTTGGTCTAATAAGACCTTGTTGCGCCTTCAAATTCAAGAAATGCAGAAGGACTGATCCATTTCTTTTATTGAATGACCAATTAAACATCAATTACAACCTACCATGGACCGCAATTCAAGTTTAGTTTATCTGCAAAATCGAGTTCATGGGATGTGACCAATTTGCTCAATTACTATAGCAATGTGTTTTTGAGCTGGCCATGAGCCAGCATAGGCGTTCTGTGGTACGCTGAGTTGTTAGAACTTGGTAATACTGCTGTGCTGTATTTAGGCTTGATTCTTACATACTTGATCAACGTACAAAATTTCGCAGTCACGAAGATTCTTGCATACTTCTTATACACGAACAACTCTGTATCGGCCTAGTTATTCGTTACAAAGTCAATGAAAGAATGATTCATAGTGTGCTTGTAACAAATACACATTTACCGTTTGTGTAATTCCTCAAGTTTTATTCTTTCTAAAGAACATTGGACATTTTCCTTCAGTTTTAAAGTATGAAAACCAGTTCCTTCTTCCTATTTAATTCCCTGACCAAAAGTAAGTATTTTCTGTGATAAATTAGTGTTTTACCTGTTTGGTCTCATTTCTGTGGCAGCTTTTCCTTTTAGTCACAGTATAGATGCATAATGAATATCTGTTAATTTGCAACTAATCTTTGAAACATTATTTTCTGAAAACACAGAATTCTAAAAGCCCAAGATTTGAAAGGAACACTCCCACTAGAGCTGGTAGATCTCACCTATCTTCAAGAAATGTAAGCACATTTTTACCCCTCCAAGTTTAcattatttaaaagaaaataacttTGTATCGTGTAAATCGTTTATTCTAATTTCATATATAGCTTACCTTTATGTCTGTTGCCAATGAGACAATAActggtttctttctttctccttcagcGACCTGACCCGCAACTACCTGAGCGGTACCATCCCTCCAGAATGGAGCTCTCTTCCACTTTTGAACATGTACTGTCTTCTCTCAAACTGCATGCACTTCTGTGTTTGATGTTCGTGTCATTTTCTTATTGCTTCATTTGGTCACTCCAATGTTCTTCAGCCATTTCTTTCTTAAACTATAAATCTACTACATTTGGTTTTGTTCATGATGATGGGCTTCCGTGGTCATGAGGCGTTTGAATCATAAATATTGAATCGAACACATGGGGTTCATTGCCTTCGTATTGACGAACATGTTAATGTTATTGAGCCTCTTGCTTGATAAAAGTGATATTAAGACTAGTTTTTGATACAGATCCCTTCTTGGAAATCGTTTGACCGGTTCTATCCCCAAAGAGCTCGGAAACATCACCACCCTGAAGAGTTTGTGAGTGTTGATTGCGCATTTGTTTCTTGCTTACCCCATTTGATTCCATGGAGATCCTTAATGATgtttttttaatcaatggaaTTGAATTTGTTTGTATAGGGACATCAGTTTCAATAATTTCTCTGGACCTCTCCCTCAGGAGCTTGGATCTTGGGCCCACATAGAAAGATTGTAAGAGTCCTTTTCGAATTTTACCGTGTTAAAAAGTATTTGGTTTATTTGGAGTTTTCTTTCTTGTAGACAAATTCTGGATGTTTTCACTAGTAAATCATCTACTTCTTTATCATTGATATAATGGTTATATCTATTTCGTACTTAGGCTGCTTTGCTCAAACAACTTTACTGGGGAGTTGCCAGAAACATTTGCAAAGCTTACCAAAATAAAGGACTTGTAAGTTTCTGTGGTTCTTTCTTCTTAAAGGTTTCCCGAGCacttatacattttttttactgCTTTCTGATACTAATTCGTATTTTCCCTTTTCTCCAATCATTATGCAGTCGGGTTAGTGACAGTCACTTTTTCGGGCAGATACCTGATTTTATTAAGAACTGGGCAAATCTTGAAAAACTGtgagtgtttttcttttgtgtgtcaTCTTTCTGCTATTTGATTCTGAATATTATCTCTAATTCATATGTTATGACTCGTTGAAACAGAGTGATTCAGGCTAGCGGTTTGACAGGGCCAATTCCTCCTGGCATTTCTCGTTTGACAAACTTAACTGACTTGTTAGTATATCCCGtctctatttttaaatacaaaacGATTAGCGATATGTGTAGTTTATGTTCATGGCTCAATTTTAACATGCAGGAGAATCACTGACTTGAGTGGACCTGAATCACCCATTCCTTCGCTCGAGAAGATGAAAAACATGAAGACACTGTGAGTTAATGGTTCCATGACACACAATTTCTGTCTGTACCAGAAGTCTTCTGTAAACTCATAGCTTTGGAGTCTGTTGCAGGATGTTGAGGAGTTGCAACCTTACTGGAAAGATACCTCTATATCTTGCACAaatgaaaaacttgaaaactttgtaaGTACAAATGTCTTGGTCCCTATTTTTTCCgtcttcaaataaaaaatttcttctaGATGTGATTCTACTAATTCAAGAATTATTGAAGTGACTTAGACAATGTTGGGCGGACTTTATGTTTCTGTATTTATTAAGAGAACATCTCTTTCAGATGTCATTTCCCTCTCTGTAGAGAGCACAACTAAACTGCGTTTGCTATTTGTTTGTGCAGAGACCTCAGCTTTAACAAGCTGACCGGAGAAATTCCAAGCAGCTTCGATAGTCTACCAAATGTGGCTTATATGTAAGCAATTGGAATGACCAATCCAGTCTTTCTTACATGAAATTCAAGCAGACATTCTTCAATGGTTTTGTTACACCCCAGCCTGACAAGCTGGAAGTATTTCAAATCACGATTACTATAATTATGAGTCACGGATTATACTGCAATGAAAATGAAAACGGCTCCTCTGCTCAGAAATGAAATGTTTAGTTTATTCATTAGAGTCATTACTGCTTATGCAATTAATTAACATAAGGTGATCACCTTTAGATGTGTCTTTCAGATGGAAGTACCGATCTAATCCACTTAGAGTTGGCAAACTCAAGTTTTCAAACCTTTACAGAGAAATTCCTAAGAACAAACACTATATTCTTTACTGAGTTTTTTTCTGTATTCATTATTTTTAGATTCTTAACTGGAAACTTGCTGACTGGACCTGTACCTGCTTGGCCAAGAGTCAACGTGTAAGCTTCTCTTCCAAATGCTACTCTTTAGCTACTAAGGAAATTTATGCTGTTTTTTTTACTAAGATAGATATAAAACTATTAAGCTCATAACTTATTTCACTAATTCTAATCAGCTAGAGACCTACAATTCAACAGAATTTGCATCATAGCTCTTTTTGTGCAGTGATCTTTCGTATAACAACCTCGCCATAGAGGATGCAAGTTGTCAACCACGAGGTGGCACGTAAGAATGTCTTCATTAGCTTGAAGTTAATCTGTTTGTGTTATGTGGAGATAAGCTTAACTTTTCATTTGTGTTAATTTCTGCAGTAACTTGTTTGCAAGCTCGTCAAAAGGAAATAGTTCGTAAGTTCAAATTAATCGTCTCAAAGCATGCACCTATAAATTTACTTCGGTATCCAATGGTGTATtctttactatttttttttccaatttcgtCTCATTTATGATTGCTGACATTTTTTGTACCCTGAATTACTATATCCGGAGAATTATTTCATGTTTCAAAACTTCAGAGTGTCCAAAATGTAAGCCGAGTTTCTACACAAATAATTACCTTTATTTTTTCGATTCATTCTTTTTTAGTTTTCCTCCTCAATGCCTACTAATCtccaatttattttttcatagaTTTGTACTACTCTCTCCATATAAATTGTGGTGGGAAACAATTTACGGTCCCTGGAGGAAAAGATACAGTATATGGTGATGACACATTTTCTGCTGGACCTTCATCATTTTACAAGAGCACAACAAATTGGGCATTAAGCAGCACCGGTTACTTCCCTGATGATGACCGCCCTTATGACACCTTTACATGGACTAATGAAACTAGACTCTCTATGGCCAATCCTCAGCTGTACATGAACGCACGCCTTTCTCCCATATCTCTAACTTATTTTGGGTTTTGTCTGGGAAATGGAAACTACACCGTAAACCTCCATTTTGCAGAGATAATGTTTAGAAATggcaaaacatataaaagcttgGGAAGGCGCATATTTGATATTTACATTCAGGTAAGTATCGCATCCACTTCCATAAATACCAGTGAATTATTCTAATTTTCAACAAGCATTGTTTATATTTTGGTCGATTTGAATGTTAACTTTCACATTTATGATCATGAAATGTTAAGcaactaaattagtatatatacatatatatattgcagGGAAAACTAGTGAAGAAGGACTTCAATATCATGGATGAGGCTGGTGTGTTTGGTGATGTAGTCATACAGAACTTTACTGCTCCTGTAACTAATAATACATTGGAGATTCGTTTCTTTTGGGCTGGGAAAGGGACGACGGCCATCCCTTATAGAGGAGTCTATGGTCCACTTATTTCAGCTATTTCAGTAGACCCAAGTAAGTTTTCACTGATCTGAGCTTCGTCTAATTACTATGTGTCGACCCTATGCATTGATATATCTACTAAATTAAGAGATCCGATTTCAGTTCTGAAaggttcttcttcttcaatatttcctttCCCTTGTAATTTCACAAAAATGCTTCTGTGTTTTTCTCCTGTTTTACGTAGTTTGAGCCAAGACTTGATAATATGTTGTTTTTTTCTAGGTGACGAGTATGCGcttttaaaaacaacaaaattcaacTTTGAGGATTTTTAACTATTTACTTGAAAACTATCCAGTTCACTTAAGGAAACATATAATATTTACAACCAtccaaagaaagtttgttcgaGGGATTACTTATACTATCTACTTATTTAAGGATGCCCCAAAGACCGGGTTCAATCTTTTGTTTCTGTGTGCATTAGATAGCTGGTTGAGTAATCCACTCTCATATCAATTACATTTACATTTACTCTAATTTAAGCTATATTCTTTCTTCCGACAGACTTTGATCCCCCGCAACCTGGTGGAAGTGGCATGCCTGTACGTGCCGTGGTTGGAATTGTGGTTGGAGGAGTCTTCATTATACTACTGATATTTGGTATTCTTTGGAAGAGAGGCCTCCTAGGACAACAAAAGACATTGGAGGATGGTATTAATTTGCAGTTTCTTCTGTTATACtggtttttcctttttgtttctccATTACTTTTTCTCTTTGAGCTTTTTTCGTAACTAAGTACGATATTTATGCTACTTTTCATGGTTCTCATGCATATTGACGTGCACCACAAAGACAGTAATTATTTAGATATTGAGCTGTCCGGCACTTTGATGTTGTTGTAATATATTTATCGTCCAAACACCATGATGCAAAGTGTCTGCCTATAGATCCAGTTACTTGTTAAATTCTAGAATCAGGCACAAAATATTAAGAACTAAGAATGCTATCGTTCTGAAAGTTTTCTTAAGACACAATTTCTTATGAGTTTTAGTTGTTATACAGATTTGAAGGGTGTGGACCTGCAAACTGGTAAATTTACCTTCAAGCAACTTAAAGATGCCACAAGCAACTTTAACAAAGCCAATAAGATTGGTGAAGGTGGTTTTGGTTCTGTTTTTAAGGTATTCTTCGGAGCAaataatttatttgttgattacattttttttttctaatttgatACTGTCTGTTCTAATGAAAGTTAATTTGCTCCATGGTGATGCGAATTTGACTTCCTTTCTCAAATGTAGGGCGTTCTAGCAGATGGCACCGTAATAGCCGTTAAGCAGCTTTCTTCCAAATCAAAGCAAGGGAATCGTGAATTTGTTAATGAGATTGGCATGATTTCTGCTCTGCAACACCGTCATCTTGTCAAGCTCCACGGATGTTGTATTGAAGGAAATCAACTATTGCTTGTCTATGAGTACCTGGAAAATAATAGCGTTGCTCATGCTTTGTTTAGTAAATATCAGTCTCGTTTGCAAAAGTTCATTTCATTCATAAAGTGGGCAGAAAAGATCTTATGCACTAAAAATATGTCCCTTACAACTAACTTTGTTTAATTTGGCAAATTGAAGGGGCAAACGAAAGTCATTTGAAGTTGGATTGGCCAACAAGGCACAAGATTTGTATTGGTACAGCAAGAGGTTTGGCTTTTCTTCATGAGGAATCAACATTGAAGGTCGTTCATAGAGACATCAAGGCTACTAATGTTTTGCTTGATAAAAATCTTAACCCGAAAATATCTGACTTTGGATTGGCCAAGCTTGATGAAGAGGATAATACACACATTAGCACCCGTATTGCTGGAACTTAGTGAGTCCCTAAACTTTTATTTATGTTCTTATTCTCTTGTTTTGATCTTCTTCCACCCTTAAAAAAGAAGATAGAGCAACGGAAAGTCTCTAACTTACATAAATTTTAACCTCAAAAAATCTTTGTTGTTTAAGAAATTTCAAGGGCAGATTTGTTCTTTCAATATAGTTGTATTACTGTGTATCTCTCTAACTATTGGATTAATCTTAAGTATTCAATTAGCAATATTTTT
Protein-coding regions in this window:
- the LOC126589992 gene encoding probable leucine-rich repeat receptor-like serine/threonine-protein kinase At3g14840 isoform X1: MMIMFFPRLLPHSLFFVACFVTFAFGATRLPNDEVQTLKGIAKTLGKTGWDFSGDADPCSGQSPWTNTSSPKEIQNTIICHCSDENSTVCHITNIILKAQDLKGTLPLELVDLTYLQEIDLTRNYLSGTIPPEWSSLPLLNISLLGNRLTGSIPKELGNITTLKSLDISFNNFSGPLPQELGSWAHIERLLLCSNNFTGELPETFAKLTKIKDFRVSDSHFFGQIPDFIKNWANLEKLVIQASGLTGPIPPGISRLTNLTDLRITDLSGPESPIPSLEKMKNMKTLMLRSCNLTGKIPLYLAQMKNLKTLDLSFNKLTGEIPSSFDSLPNVAYIFLTGNLLTGPVPAWPRVNVDLSYNNLAIEDASCQPRGGTNLFASSSKGNSSIISCFKTSECPKYLYYSLHINCGGKQFTVPGGKDTVYGDDTFSAGPSSFYKSTTNWALSSTGYFPDDDRPYDTFTWTNETRLSMANPQLYMNARLSPISLTYFGFCLGNGNYTVNLHFAEIMFRNGKTYKSLGRRIFDIYIQGKLVKKDFNIMDEAGVFGDVVIQNFTAPVTNNTLEIRFFWAGKGTTAIPYRGVYGPLISAISVDPNFDPPQPGGSGMPVRAVVGIVVGGVFIILLIFGILWKRGLLGQQKTLEDDLKGVDLQTGKFTFKQLKDATSNFNKANKIGEGGFGSVFKGVLADGTVIAVKQLSSKSKQGNREFVNEIGMISALQHRHLVKLHGCCIEGNQLLLVYEYLENNSVAHALFRANESHLKLDWPTRHKICIGTARGLAFLHEESTLKVVHRDIKATNVLLDKNLNPKISDFGLAKLDEEDNTHISTRIAGTYGYMAPEYAMRGYLTHKADVYSFGILILEIVSGRKNTTYRKKEASFYILDWARHLKEQGNLMDLVDPRLGSDFNKEEMIVAINVALLCCNVTSTVRPTMSSVVSMLEGKAVVQELVSDPNAERIEIDAMRKHFQSSFGRGTGEKQIETGSTEGPWTASSASTHDLYPVNPDSDYWENRSERT
- the LOC126589992 gene encoding probable leucine-rich repeat receptor-like serine/threonine-protein kinase At3g14840 isoform X2; its protein translation is MMNMFFPRLLPHSLFFVACFVTFAFGAARLPNDEVQILKDIAKTLGKTDWDFSGDADPCSGQLPWADPSAPKGLENAISCNCSYENSTVCYITSIILKSQDLQGTLPPELVHLTYLQEIDLTRNYLSGTIPPEWSSLPLVNISLLGNRLTGSIPKELGDITTLKSLDISFNNFSGPLPQELGSWAHIERLLLCSNNFTGELPETFAKLTKIKDFRVSDSHFFGQIPDFIKNWANLEKLVIQASGLTGPIPPGISRLTNLTDLRITDLSGPESPIPSLEKMKNMKTLMLRSCNLTGKIPLYLAQMKNLKTLDLSFNKLTGEIPSSFDSLPNVAYIFLTGNLLTGPVPAWPRVNVDLSYNNLAIEDASCQPRGGTNLFASSSKGNSSIISCFKTSECPKYLYYSLHINCGGKQFTVPGGKDTVYGDDTFSAGPSSFYKSTTNWALSSTGYFPDDDRPYDTFTWTNETRLSMANPQLYMNARLSPISLTYFGFCLGNGNYTVNLHFAEIMFRNGKTYKSLGRRIFDIYIQGKLVKKDFNIMDEAGVFGDVVIQNFTAPVTNNTLEIRFFWAGKGTTAIPYRGVYGPLISAISVDPNFDPPQPGGSGMPVRAVVGIVVGGVFIILLIFGILWKRGLLGQQKTLEDDLKGVDLQTGKFTFKQLKDATSNFNKANKIGEGGFGSVFKGVLADGTVIAVKQLSSKSKQGNREFVNEIGMISALQHRHLVKLHGCCIEGNQLLLVYEYLENNSVAHALFRANESHLKLDWPTRHKICIGTARGLAFLHEESTLKVVHRDIKATNVLLDKNLNPKISDFGLAKLDEEDNTHISTRIAGTYGYMAPEYAMRGYLTHKADVYSFGILILEIVSGRKNTTYRKKEASFYILDWARHLKEQGNLMDLVDPRLGSDFNKEEMIVAINVALLCCNVTSTVRPTMSSVVSMLEGKAVVQELVSDPNAERIEIDAMRKHFQSSFGRGTGEKQIETGSTEGPWTASSASTHDLYPVNPDSDYWENRSERT
- the LOC126589992 gene encoding probable leucine-rich repeat receptor-like serine/threonine-protein kinase At3g14840 isoform X3, whose product is MMNMFFPRLLPHSLFFVACFVTFAFGAARLPNDEVQILKDIAKTLGKTDWDFSGDADPCSGQLPWADPSAPKGLENAISCNCSYENSTVCYITSIILKSQDLQGTLPPELVHLTYLQEIDLTRNYLSGTIPPEWSSLPLVNISLLGNRLTGSIPKELGDITTLKSLDISFNNFSGPLPQELGSWANIERMLLSSNNFSGELPETFAMLTKIKDFRVSDSHFSERIPDFIENWINLEKLVIQASGLTGPIPSGISLLTSLTDLRITDLSGPESPIPSLEKMKNMKTLMLRSCNLTGKIPLYLAQMKNLKTLDLSFNKLTGEIPSSFDSLPNVAYIFLTGNLLTGPVPAWPRVNVDLSYNNLAIEDASCQPRGGTNLFASSSKGNSSIISCFKTSECPKYLYYSLHINCGGKQFTVPGGKDTVYGDDTFSAGPSSFYKSTTNWALSSTGYFPDDDRPYDTFTWTNETRLSMANPQLYMNARLSPISLTYFGFCLGNGNYTVNLHFAEIMFRNGKTYKSLGRRIFDIYIQGKLVKKDFNIMDEAGVFGDVVIQNFTAPVTNNTLEIRFFWAGKGTTAIPYRGVYGPLISAISVDPNFDPPQPGGSGMPVRAVVGIVVGGVFIILLIFGILWKRGLLGQQKTLEDDLKGVDLQTGKFTFKQLKDATSNFNKANKIGEGGFGSVFKGVLADGTVIAVKQLSSKSKQGNREFVNEIGMISALQHRHLVKLHGCCIEGNQLLLVYEYLENNSVAHALFRANESHLKLDWPTRHKICIGTARGLAFLHEESTLKVVHRDIKATNVLLDKNLNPKISDFGLAKLDEEDNTHISTRIAGTYGYMAPEYAMRGYLTHKADVYSFGILILEIVSGRKNTTYRKKEASFYILDWARHLKEQGNLMDLVDPRLGSDFNKEEMIVAINVALLCCNVTSTVRPTMSSVVSMLEGKAVVQELVSDPNAERIEIDAMRKHFQSSFGRGTGEKQIETGSTEGPWTASSASTHDLYPVNPDSDYWENRSERT